One window of Bacillus alkalicellulosilyticus genomic DNA carries:
- a CDS encoding N-acetylmuramoyl-L-alanine amidase, with protein sequence MTRIFIDPGHGGSDSGAVGNGLQEKHLTLDISSRIRDMLLNEYENVEVSMSRTNDVSVSLSERASQANQWQADYFISIHVNAGGGTGFESYIHTSQASRTVQLQRLMHSAIINETNVRDRGRKTANFAVLRETSMPAILTENLFIDNPNDADLLSSSSFLNKIARGHVNGIVQAFNLQQKPQTMYKVQVGAFTNRANADRQAQQLDNEGYTTYIFQQEGLWKVQVGAFQNRENAEAFADELRSKNYDVWVVSS encoded by the coding sequence TTGACTAGAATTTTTATCGATCCAGGACATGGTGGTTCGGATTCAGGAGCAGTTGGTAATGGCCTTCAAGAGAAACATTTAACATTGGACATTTCTAGTAGAATTCGGGACATGCTCCTTAACGAGTATGAAAATGTTGAAGTATCAATGAGCAGAACCAATGATGTTTCTGTCAGTTTAAGTGAACGAGCTTCTCAAGCAAACCAATGGCAAGCTGACTATTTTATTTCCATTCATGTTAATGCAGGTGGTGGTACAGGCTTTGAATCTTATATTCATACCAGTCAAGCATCCCGCACTGTTCAACTGCAACGATTAATGCATTCTGCAATAATTAATGAAACTAATGTTAGAGATCGCGGGAGAAAAACCGCTAACTTTGCTGTGCTAAGAGAGACTTCAATGCCTGCTATTTTAACTGAAAACCTATTTATTGATAACCCGAACGATGCTGACTTACTCTCCAGTTCATCCTTTCTCAACAAAATTGCACGAGGACATGTAAATGGCATTGTCCAGGCATTTAACTTACAACAAAAACCTCAAACTATGTACAAAGTTCAGGTAGGGGCTTTTACCAATAGAGCAAATGCAGACCGACAGGCTCAACAGTTAGACAATGAAGGGTATACAACTTATATCTTTCAACAAGAAGGCCTCTGGAAAGTTCAAGTTGGAGCATTTCAAAATCGTGAAAACGCAGAAGCATTTGCGGATGAACTACGCTCTAAAAATTATGATGTCTGGGTCGTTAGTTCTTAG
- the bglS gene encoding beta-glucanase: protein MGSKFEELFDTFNTERWSTAGVWTNGAMFNATWYPEQVTFSDGKMKLQIDKEDDEEAVPEYKAGELRTNQFYQYGLFEVNMKPAKSTGTVSSFFTYTGPWDWDNDPWDEIDIEFLGKDTTRVQFNYFTNGVGNNEHYHDLGFDASESFNTYAFEWRPDSISWYVNGELVYTATENIPQTPQKIMMNLWPGIGVDAWTGVFDGEDTPVVTEYDWVRYTPLEELDDNGVQPEPEIPVTPETPETPEAPEVPETPETPVVEDGETGETVVDKEKGNETGGKKLPNTATSLYNYLAIGLLILATGAFLYYRSRKKIVE from the coding sequence ATGGGCTCAAAATTTGAAGAACTTTTTGATACCTTTAATACAGAGCGCTGGTCAACAGCAGGAGTATGGACAAATGGTGCAATGTTTAATGCAACATGGTATCCAGAACAGGTGACATTTTCAGATGGAAAAATGAAGTTGCAAATTGACAAAGAAGATGATGAAGAAGCAGTTCCAGAATATAAGGCTGGGGAATTAAGAACGAATCAGTTTTATCAATACGGGTTGTTTGAAGTCAATATGAAGCCAGCGAAATCAACAGGAACGGTATCTTCATTCTTTACGTATACGGGTCCGTGGGATTGGGATAATGATCCGTGGGATGAGATTGATATTGAGTTCCTTGGTAAGGATACAACAAGAGTTCAATTTAACTATTTTACTAACGGCGTAGGAAACAATGAACACTACCACGACCTAGGGTTTGACGCATCAGAATCTTTTAATACGTATGCTTTTGAGTGGAGACCTGACTCGATTAGTTGGTATGTCAATGGGGAGTTAGTCTATACGGCCACAGAAAACATCCCGCAAACCCCACAAAAAATCATGATGAATTTATGGCCAGGTATTGGAGTGGATGCGTGGACAGGTGTATTTGACGGTGAAGACACTCCAGTTGTAACGGAGTACGATTGGGTAAGGTACACTCCACTAGAGGAATTAGATGATAACGGAGTACAACCGGAACCAGAGATCCCAGTAACACCTGAGACTCCAGAAACACCTGAGGCACCAGAAGTACCTGAGACACCAGAAACACCAGTAGTTGAGGATGGAGAAACAGGAGAAACAGTTGTCGATAAAGAAAAGGGAAATGAGACAGGTGGTAAGAAGTTACCGAATACCGCAACATCTCTTTATAACTATTTGGCAATTGGTTTATTGATTCTTGCAACAGGAGCATTTCTTTATTATAGAAGCCGTAAAAAAATAGTCGAATAA
- a CDS encoding LacI family DNA-binding transcriptional regulator: MRSEDLAKLLGVSRSTISRVINNYPDIPQATREKVWKAIEEYNYVPNASARKLAGVRNNMIAIVVLDVKEEGVPHHLKTTEATLIYDNPFFSPVINAVSDQANKLDYYVLISIVYSKEDLKKVEKLFSQKMIDGAIFVGTQETENNLIFKLIEQKYLIALIDTSEIHNNNHNAIYVNADNYEGSCKAISYLIELGHKRIGMITGNINKLSAKDRLQGYKDTLIKNGLQIEKELIYYGDFIERSGYSGAKQMLDKPNRPTALFVSNDTMALGVYKAAEELGLNIPEDISVIGFDNAIFSQYLSPPLTTINMPLVELAKRASTLLIESIEQNEQRGIIEKIEATLIKRQSCQHVDND; encoded by the coding sequence GTGCGTAGTGAAGATTTAGCAAAACTTTTAGGGGTTTCTAGAAGTACAATCTCGAGAGTCATAAATAATTATCCAGATATTCCACAAGCCACTCGTGAAAAAGTGTGGAAAGCGATAGAGGAATATAATTACGTACCAAATGCGTCGGCACGGAAGCTAGCAGGAGTAAGAAATAACATGATAGCAATTGTCGTTTTGGATGTAAAAGAAGAGGGTGTACCACATCATTTAAAAACAACAGAAGCCACACTCATATACGATAATCCGTTTTTCTCACCAGTTATAAATGCAGTGAGTGACCAAGCTAATAAATTGGATTATTATGTATTAATTTCTATCGTTTATTCGAAGGAAGATTTAAAGAAAGTTGAAAAGTTATTTTCGCAAAAAATGATAGATGGTGCTATTTTTGTTGGAACCCAGGAGACTGAGAATAATCTTATTTTTAAGCTGATCGAACAGAAATATTTAATTGCACTTATCGATACGAGTGAAATACATAATAATAATCACAATGCGATATATGTCAATGCTGATAACTATGAAGGAAGCTGCAAAGCTATTTCTTATTTAATAGAATTAGGACATAAAAGAATTGGAATGATTACAGGAAACATAAATAAGCTCTCAGCAAAGGATAGACTCCAAGGATATAAAGATACACTTATAAAGAATGGATTACAAATTGAAAAAGAACTCATCTATTACGGTGACTTTATCGAGCGCAGTGGATATAGCGGCGCAAAACAGATGTTAGATAAACCGAATCGTCCAACAGCTCTTTTTGTTAGTAATGACACTATGGCTTTAGGTGTATATAAAGCTGCTGAAGAATTAGGTTTGAATATACCAGAAGACATTTCGGTCATTGGTTTTGATAATGCGATATTTTCACAGTATTTATCACCGCCATTAACAACCATTAATATGCCACTTGTTGAGTTGGCGAAGAGAGCTTCGACGTTACTAATTGAATCAATCGAGCAAAATGAACAACGTGGAATTATTGAAAAAATAGAAGCTACTCTTATTAAAAGACAATCCTGTCAACATGTAGACAACGATTAG
- a CDS encoding YhgE/Pip domain-containing protein, with protein sequence MSKKKLLFLFLITTLVLPSFLAHATSNDRNINENEITDERVTGEYVRKDEVVYANLSSDGDLNEIYVVNILDVRRAGTIIDYGDYESVRNLTSLTEIKQDDDQVLIDAPEGQFYYQGNLQSQQLPWNIDVSYFLNNQAIDADALIGQNGQFKAEIKTSANDQSDPLFYENYILQISFILDGETFTDIEAPDATMANVGKNRQVTFTVMPEQDGNFFVSADVIDFEMEGIEIAAVPSSMAIDAPDIDDMTDDMNTLNDAIQQLHDGVKELETGVSSLNNGMSELRNGSSQYLAGMNDVNDGSAQLISASQKINEALATISRSFESGDSIDLSLLQALPDGLTELSSGLTETASGLNVLQQNYAQAFAALDSAMNSIPQHAISEDTIQELYVSGANPDTVDKLVQTYTAALQAKGTYNAVRDGLAAVDSTLVTIGGSVQEMGTALSSIAGELRTSLQSMDAMDSLAQLEEGLQQLSANYGDFHKGLSDYTSGISQLARSYHDIHSGIVEIADGTSELISGVGELRDGTGELADATNDLPEQMQEEIDKMISEFDKSDFDPISFVSPNNTKINNVQFVIKTDSITKPEEETTEEVEEQPKGFWEKLRDLFN encoded by the coding sequence ATGAGTAAAAAGAAATTACTTTTTTTGTTTTTGATTACCACCCTAGTCTTGCCTTCATTTCTCGCTCATGCGACAAGCAATGATCGCAATATAAATGAAAATGAAATCACAGATGAACGAGTTACTGGTGAGTATGTTCGAAAAGATGAAGTCGTCTATGCGAACTTATCATCCGATGGGGATTTAAATGAAATTTATGTTGTCAATATACTTGATGTGAGAAGAGCGGGTACCATTATTGATTATGGCGACTATGAAAGTGTTAGGAACTTAACAAGCTTAACGGAAATAAAACAAGACGATGACCAAGTTCTTATTGACGCTCCTGAAGGACAATTTTATTACCAAGGAAACCTTCAAAGCCAACAGCTTCCTTGGAATATTGACGTATCCTATTTTTTAAATAACCAGGCTATTGACGCCGATGCACTAATTGGGCAAAACGGCCAATTTAAAGCGGAAATCAAGACATCAGCCAACGACCAATCAGACCCACTTTTTTATGAAAACTATATTTTACAAATTTCATTCATCCTAGATGGGGAAACATTCACAGATATTGAAGCTCCTGATGCGACGATGGCAAACGTAGGAAAAAACAGACAAGTTACGTTTACAGTGATGCCAGAACAAGACGGAAACTTTTTTGTATCAGCTGATGTGATTGACTTTGAGATGGAGGGCATTGAAATTGCAGCAGTTCCTTCTTCTATGGCCATAGACGCACCGGATATTGATGATATGACTGATGATATGAATACATTGAATGATGCAATCCAACAACTTCACGACGGAGTGAAAGAGTTAGAAACTGGGGTCTCTTCCTTAAATAATGGCATGAGCGAGTTACGAAACGGCTCTAGTCAATATCTTGCTGGTATGAATGATGTGAATGACGGATCTGCTCAACTCATCTCAGCCTCACAGAAAATCAATGAAGCTTTAGCAACGATTAGTCGTTCTTTTGAATCTGGTGATAGTATTGACTTAAGCTTATTACAGGCATTGCCTGACGGTCTTACCGAACTTTCTTCTGGTTTAACCGAAACCGCTAGTGGATTAAACGTATTGCAACAAAATTATGCTCAAGCGTTTGCGGCATTAGACTCCGCGATGAATTCAATTCCTCAACACGCCATCAGCGAGGATACCATTCAAGAATTATATGTAAGTGGTGCCAACCCAGACACAGTCGACAAATTAGTTCAGACTTATACTGCGGCATTGCAAGCAAAAGGAACGTACAATGCTGTTCGCGATGGTCTGGCTGCTGTCGATTCAACATTAGTAACCATTGGTGGTTCTGTTCAGGAAATGGGTACAGCATTATCATCCATTGCGGGTGAGCTTCGTACATCGTTACAATCAATGGATGCGATGGACTCGTTAGCTCAGCTTGAAGAAGGGCTACAACAACTTTCCGCAAACTACGGTGATTTTCATAAAGGCCTTTCAGACTATACGTCTGGAATCTCTCAGTTAGCCAGGTCCTATCATGATATTCATTCTGGCATTGTCGAGATAGCAGATGGAACTTCTGAATTAATTTCGGGTGTAGGTGAACTTCGAGACGGTACAGGCGAATTAGCTGATGCAACAAATGATTTACCCGAACAAATGCAAGAAGAAATCGATAAAATGATTTCTGAATTTGATAAATCTGATTTTGACCCAATCTCATTCGTCTCACCTAACAACACAAAAATAAACAATGTCCAGTTTGTGATCAAAACCGATTCAATTACTAAACCTGAAGAAGAAACAACAGAAGAAGTAGAGGAACAACCTAAAGGATTCTGGGAAAAATTAAGAGATTTATTTAACTAA
- a CDS encoding efflux RND transporter permease subunit: MTDYLPDEAQSTLAIDIMEEEFGGSVPNTRIMIHDVSIQEALMYKNNLSLIDGVTDVIWLDDVVDLKTPLEMIDNKLVETYYKNDKALFSIGIREGEEVAVTNEIYALIGDDNAMAGEAVDTATQQSMAVTETLYAAALLVPIIIIILVVSTTSWVEPVFFLTAIGVSILINLGTNIFIGEVSFVTQSVSPVLQLAVSLDYAIFLLHSFSSYRKKMGSPEEAMQMAIKKSFPAIGASAATTFFGFLALTLMNFEIGADLGLNLVKGIVFSFISIMIFLPALTLCFFKWIDKTQHKSFVPDFTKVGDFVMKVRFPTLIIVLLLIVPSFLAQNNTSFTYGIGEQPETTRSGSDLLAIEEAFGKSTPVVLLVPRGDIVKEMELAQDLKELPQVTSIVSYVSSVSSVIPPEYLDESILSEFYSDHYTRMILYTNTDKEGDTAFSLVETIQEMTASYYDSDAYSLGESVTLYEMKRVVERDNVVVNTMTVVAIALVLFFTFKSISIPIILLLTIQTAVWVNLSIPYFTDVSLVFVGYLIVSTVQLAATVDYGILLTEAYMKKRKEMTAIQAFKQTLHEKTFAITISAAILSSVGFILWLTSTNPIVSSIGLLLGRGAMLAFIMVVLFLPAMLLVFDKVVSKTTFKSNYYKERNDDE, translated from the coding sequence ATGACAGATTATTTGCCTGATGAGGCGCAGTCAACATTAGCGATTGATATTATGGAAGAGGAATTTGGCGGCAGCGTTCCTAATACTAGGATTATGATTCATGATGTGTCCATTCAAGAAGCTCTTATGTATAAAAACAATTTATCATTAATTGACGGTGTGACAGATGTTATTTGGTTAGATGATGTTGTTGACCTTAAAACACCTCTAGAAATGATAGATAACAAACTCGTTGAAACTTATTATAAAAACGATAAAGCTCTTTTCTCTATCGGCATCCGCGAGGGAGAAGAGGTTGCCGTAACCAATGAAATATACGCTTTAATCGGTGATGATAATGCAATGGCTGGAGAAGCTGTAGATACAGCCACTCAACAAAGCATGGCAGTAACGGAAACGTTATACGCTGCTGCCTTACTTGTCCCAATTATTATAATCATTCTTGTCGTTTCTACGACATCTTGGGTAGAGCCAGTTTTCTTTCTAACCGCCATCGGTGTTTCGATCCTAATTAACTTAGGAACGAATATATTTATTGGTGAAGTTTCGTTTGTGACTCAGTCTGTGAGCCCTGTACTGCAGCTCGCAGTTTCCCTTGATTACGCTATCTTTTTACTTCACAGTTTCTCTAGCTACCGTAAGAAAATGGGAAGTCCAGAAGAAGCGATGCAAATGGCTATCAAAAAATCATTTCCTGCCATAGGAGCAAGTGCCGCGACTACGTTCTTTGGATTTTTAGCTTTAACGTTAATGAACTTTGAAATCGGTGCTGATTTAGGCTTAAACCTCGTGAAAGGGATTGTGTTTAGTTTTATTAGTATTATGATATTTTTGCCAGCGTTAACGTTGTGCTTCTTTAAATGGATTGATAAAACACAACATAAATCATTTGTTCCTGACTTCACTAAAGTAGGCGACTTCGTAATGAAAGTACGTTTCCCTACATTAATTATTGTTTTACTGTTGATTGTCCCTAGCTTTTTAGCTCAAAATAATACTTCGTTTACGTATGGAATAGGAGAGCAACCTGAAACTACTCGTTCAGGAAGTGATTTACTTGCGATTGAAGAAGCGTTTGGAAAGTCGACTCCTGTTGTACTCCTTGTTCCAAGAGGAGATATCGTAAAAGAAATGGAACTGGCACAAGATCTAAAAGAATTACCTCAAGTTACAAGCATTGTTTCGTATGTAAGCTCAGTAAGTTCCGTGATCCCACCAGAATATCTAGATGAATCGATACTTTCAGAGTTTTATTCTGATCATTACACCCGAATGATTCTTTATACAAATACGGATAAAGAAGGAGACACTGCTTTTTCTCTCGTTGAAACGATTCAGGAGATGACTGCTTCTTATTATGACAGTGATGCGTACTCCCTTGGCGAAAGTGTAACCCTTTATGAAATGAAGAGGGTTGTTGAAAGAGACAATGTCGTTGTGAATACGATGACCGTTGTAGCTATTGCTCTCGTCCTGTTCTTTACGTTCAAATCAATTTCAATACCGATCATTTTACTGCTTACGATTCAAACAGCGGTTTGGGTCAATCTATCCATTCCTTATTTTACGGATGTATCGTTAGTGTTTGTTGGCTACTTGATTGTCAGCACAGTTCAGTTAGCCGCTACCGTCGACTATGGCATTTTACTGACCGAAGCGTATATGAAAAAACGAAAAGAAATGACGGCTATCCAAGCATTTAAGCAAACATTACATGAAAAGACATTTGCGATTACGATTTCAGCAGCCATTCTTTCGAGTGTTGGATTTATATTATGGCTTACCTCCACTAATCCTATCGTGTCTTCAATCGGACTCTTACTAGGAAGAGGAGCAATGCTTGCTTTTATCATGGTCGTATTATTCCTGCCAGCCATGTTGCTTGTATTTGATAAAGTCGTCAGCAAAACTACATTTAAATCAAACTATTATAAGGAGAGAAATGATGATGAGTAA
- a CDS encoding TetR/AcrR family transcriptional regulator codes for MDRRKKYTKMVLKESLIILLKEKSISNITIKELCEDADINRSTFYSHYKDVYDLLYQIEDDLLEDMNNTLKSYNHNKDEEALEMTEKLLEYVSLNRDICQTLLGEHGDVSFQKRVMEIARTYMMLEIEDIDSGSSKYVSVFTLSGCIHVIKEWLKNGVDQPPKEMAKIIINVTKRGLSSFE; via the coding sequence TTGGATAGGCGAAAAAAATACACAAAAATGGTTTTAAAAGAATCCTTAATTATTCTACTGAAAGAAAAATCGATTTCTAATATTACAATAAAAGAACTTTGTGAAGATGCGGATATTAATCGCTCTACTTTTTATTCCCACTACAAAGATGTATATGACCTCCTGTATCAAATTGAAGATGACCTTCTTGAAGATATGAATAACACGTTAAAAAGCTATAATCATAATAAGGATGAAGAAGCATTAGAAATGACCGAAAAATTGTTAGAATACGTTTCACTGAATCGTGATATTTGCCAAACTTTACTCGGCGAACATGGCGATGTAAGTTTTCAGAAGCGCGTTATGGAAATTGCCCGTACATACATGATGCTAGAAATTGAAGATATTGATTCTGGCTCGTCAAAATATGTAAGTGTGTTCACTCTTAGTGGTTGTATACATGTCATTAAAGAGTGGTTAAAGAATGGCGTGGACCAACCACCAAAGGAAATGGCAAAGATTATTATTAATGTAACCAAAAGAGGTCTTTCATCTTTTGAATAA